Within the Sulfurospirillum barnesii SES-3 genome, the region GGAACGTCGTAAGCTTTTAGCAGCGCTTGGGGCGGAACTGGTATTAACAGAGCCAACACTGGGTATGAGAGGTGCGGTTGAAAAAGCGACAGAACTCTCTAAAGAGACACCAAACTCCTTTGTGCCACAACAATTTGCCAATGAATCCAATCCAGCGATTCATTACGCCACAACCGCAGAGGAAATTTGGAAAGATACAGAGGGCAAAATTGATATTTTTGTTGCAGCAGTAGGTACAGGAGGAACCATTACAGGAACAGGTAAACGCCTGAAAGAGCTTAATCCTAACATTCAAATTATTGCCGTAGAGCCTGAGAGCTCTCCTGTACTTTCAGGTGGAAACCCAGGACCGCATAAAATTCAAGGTATTGGTGCAGGTTTTGTTCCTGCCGTTTTGGATACACATATTTACAATGAAGTGGTTAAAGTCAGCTACGAAAATGCTGTAGAAACCTCACGTAATCTTGCTAAACAAGAAGGTATTTTGGTAGGAATTTCAGCAGGTGCGAACGTCTATGTTGCCTCTGAAATTGCAACAAGAGCTGAAAATAAAGGCAAAACGATTGTTACTATTTTATGCGACACGGGTGAGCGTTATTTAAGTGCGGGATTGTATGAATATAAGGAGTCGTAAAAACGACTCCTTGTCTTTACATGTAAAAAAATCTATGCTACTATTGGGTATCAATTTCCAAGGCAAACATGCATGAAAAGGGTACCCAGTTTTCTGATTAAAAAACCGCTTCTCTTAGGCTTTATTGCGCTTATTCTTAACCTTTTTATTAGCACACTTCCTCTGATTGTTTTATACAAAGATTATAATCAAGAACACGCTCACCTTGCATTTATGGAAACCTTTACACGCCATCAAAATTTAATGGAAGCCATACTTATCTACGCCATTTGTTTTTCTTTTGTCTTTGCAGGGGTCATTACACTACTCTCCTTATTTCTGAAAAAATCCTACCTTCAAATTGAAACACTTTCTCATTTTGATGGGCTTACAGGGCTCTACAACCGCCTAATGTTTGTAACTCTCTTTAAACAAGAACTACAAAAAGTCAAACGAACACATGAGCATCTTTTTTTAGTCATTATTGATTTAGATGATTTCAAATCCATTAATGATAATTTTGGGCATCTTGTGGGTGATTTAGCTATTAAAACCACCGCAACAACGCTCAAAAACACCTTACGTACAGCTGATATTATTGGACGTTTTGGTGGGGATGAATTTGTCATAGCCATGCTCACCAGTGATAAAGATGCTGCTGCGCAAAGTGTCAATCGTATTTTAAATGCCTTTAACAATAAATCTATTCCCCTGATACGAAATAACCTACCGCATGATGTATACATCAATCTTAGTATTGGTTACACCTATTATAAGGCAGACGATGACTTTACCAGCATGCTTCAACGTGCCGACCAAGCCCTTTACATCTCCAAAGAAGCAGGAAAAAATACCGCAACCTTTTTAGCCTAAACTCTTTACATGTAAAACACTTTCAAGCACGCATTAATCAAGCTTTTACCCCCATTTTTGTATAATCGCTCAAAAATTTACATAAGGCGCACAGACTCATGAGCGAAAAAAGTACCGTTTACAATCCTAAAGAGATTGAAGAGAGTTACTACAAAATTTGGGAAGACAGAGGCTATTTTGAGATTGATGGCAATAAAGCCATTCAAGAAAGTGGTAAAAACTTCTGTATCATGATGCCCCCTCCAAACGTCACAGGAAGCCTGCATATCGGGCACGCCCTCACCTTTACCCTTCAAGATATTATCACCCGTTTTAAACGTATGGATGGGTTTAAAACCCTTTGGCAACCTGGAACCGATCATGCGGGGATTGCGACACAAAATGTGGTTGAAAAGCAACTCTTAGCTGGGGGGATTACAAAAGAAGAGCTAGGTCGTGAGAAGTTCTTAGAAAAAGTCTGGGAATGGAAAGCATACAGTGGCGGACAAATCGTGCATCAAATGCGAAAACTTGGTGTAAGTCCAGCATGGAGTAGAGAGCGCTTTACAATGGATGATGGGCTTAAAAACTCGGTTAAAAAAGCCTTTGTCAAATACTACAATGAAGGCTTAATCGTTCGTGGTAACTACATGGTCAATTGGTGTACCCATGATGGTGCGCTCAGTGACATCGAAGTGGAATTTGAAGCCAACAAAGGCAAACTCTACCATCTCAAATATTTCCTAAAAGACTCCAAAGAGTTTTTAGTCGTCGCCACCACACGCCCCGAGACCTACTTTGGTGACACGGCTGTTATGGTGCACCCTGAAGATGAGCGTTATAAACACCTTTTGGGCAAAAAAGTCGTTCTGCCACTCATTGATCGTGAGATTGAGATTATTGCCGATGAGCATGTTGATATGAGCTTTGGAACAGGCTGTGTTAAAGTGACCCCAGCGCACGACATCAACGACTACGAGGTGGGCAAACGCCACAATTTAGAATTTATCACTATTTTTGACCCAAGCGGTATCTTGAATGAGCAGTGTGGCGAATTTCAAGGTCGTGAGCGCCTTGAAGTAAGAAATGACGTTGTTTCAAAACTAGAATCGCTTGGTTTTATCGATAAAATTGAAGATTATGAAAATCAAGTAGGACACTGCTACCGTTGTAAAAATGTGGTTGAACCTTACATCTCTAAACAGTGGTTTGTTAAAAAAGAGATCGCTGAGGGCGCTATTGCTAAAGTCAATGAACACTTAGCAGAGTTTTACCCAAGCCACTGGCTCAATTCATACAATGCATGGATGAAAGAGCTTCGTGATTGGTGTATTTCACGCCAACTTTGGTGGGGACATCAAATTCCTGTATTTTATTGCGATGCGTGTGGACATGAGTGGGCGAGTGAAGCGGAGAGTGAGCATGAATGCCCTACATGTAAAGCTTCCAGCATCCATCAAGACCCCGATGTTCTGGACACATGGTTTAGCTCAGGTCTGTGGCCTTTTTCAACGCTGGGTTGGGAAAATGGCGATGCTTACAAAGGTGAAAAATGGAATGAGAGTGACTTAAAAGAGTTCTATCCAAACACCCTCCTCATCACTGGTTTTGACATTCTCTTCTTCTGGGTTGCACGTATGATGTTCTCAGGTGAATACACCCTAGGACAGCTTCCATTTAAAGACATTTACCTCCATGCTCTGGTTAAAGATGAACACGGTCAAAAGATGAGTAAAAGTAAAGGCAATGTTATCGATCCACTCGATACCATCAGCGAATACAGTGCCGATACCTTACGCTTTACCCTTGCTATCTTAGCGGTTCAAGGTCGTGACATTAAGCTTAGCGGCGAAAAACTGGAGCAAATCCGTAATTTTACCAATAAACTCTACAACGCTTCACGCTTCTTGTTGATGAATGCAAATTCGTTTGAAGACCTTGACAACATCGAAATCAAAACAGCTCTGGGTGCGTACATGAAAAGCCGTTTGGCAGTAGCACAAGAAGAGGTACGTGGACACTTTAGCGATTACCGTTTTAACGATGCAGCAACCACACTTTACCGCTTCTTATGGGGTGAGTTTTGCGACTGGGGTATTGAGCTTAGTAAGGCCGATAAACCTGCGATTTTAGAGTTAGGATCTATCTTCAAAGAGGCAATGAAACTCTTGCATCCCTTTATGCCCTTTATCTCAGAGTTTTTATATCAAGAGCTTTCAGATACTACACTAGAAGCAGCAGAGTCTATTATGGTCAAACGCTATCCACACGATTTAAAACGTGACGAGGCTATTGAGCAAACCTTTGAATTGGTCATTGAAGCCATTGTGGGTATTCGTCGTGCCAAAGCTAACATTGATCTTGGTAACAAAAAAATTGAACACGCTTACATTAAAGTGGCAGATGCTTCAACGCTTAAAGATGGTATGAAATACATTTGTTTATTAGCAAAAGTTGAAAATATCGACTTAACAGAGGTGAAAATTGCAAATGCTGCCAGTGATGTCGGTGACAATGTTGAGGTATTTATTCCCCTAAGCGGTGTGGATTTAAGCCCCATTATTGAGCGCTTGAATCATCAAAAAATAAAACTAGAAAAAGAGATCCAAAAACTAAGCGGTATGCTCTCAAACGAGCGTTTTGTTGCCAATGCACCCAAAGAGGTCATTGCTGAAAATCAAAAAGGTCTGGATGATGCCAGAGCTAAAATGGAAAAAATTGAGAGTGAGTTAAACTCATTGAGTCTTTAACGCTTTGATTTAAAAACAAAAGTAACCCTAAAAACAAAGGAGAAGAAATGCGTTTTATTGTAACACTGGTGATGGCATTGCTTAGTTTTAGTACATTTGCACATGCCCAAACCAATGAGAAAGTTTACACTCTAAGCCTTGCAACCACATGGGCTGAACAAGTTCCATTTTTAGGAACAGCACCTGCTACACTAGCTCACATGGTTGAGACAATGTCCAATGGACGCTT harbors:
- the cysK gene encoding cysteine synthase A; translated protein: MYAHNVTELIGNTPLVKLNHASLASNALILGKCEFLNPSHSVKDRIGFNMIKTALEKGLIDKHSIIIEPTSGNTGIGLATVCASLGLKLILTMPSSMSLERRKLLAALGAELVLTEPTLGMRGAVEKATELSKETPNSFVPQQFANESNPAIHYATTAEEIWKDTEGKIDIFVAAVGTGGTITGTGKRLKELNPNIQIIAVEPESSPVLSGGNPGPHKIQGIGAGFVPAVLDTHIYNEVVKVSYENAVETSRNLAKQEGILVGISAGANVYVASEIATRAENKGKTIVTILCDTGERYLSAGLYEYKES
- a CDS encoding GGDEF domain-containing protein, with amino-acid sequence MKRVPSFLIKKPLLLGFIALILNLFISTLPLIVLYKDYNQEHAHLAFMETFTRHQNLMEAILIYAICFSFVFAGVITLLSLFLKKSYLQIETLSHFDGLTGLYNRLMFVTLFKQELQKVKRTHEHLFLVIIDLDDFKSINDNFGHLVGDLAIKTTATTLKNTLRTADIIGRFGGDEFVIAMLTSDKDAAAQSVNRILNAFNNKSIPLIRNNLPHDVYINLSIGYTYYKADDDFTSMLQRADQALYISKEAGKNTATFLA
- a CDS encoding valine--tRNA ligase codes for the protein MSEKSTVYNPKEIEESYYKIWEDRGYFEIDGNKAIQESGKNFCIMMPPPNVTGSLHIGHALTFTLQDIITRFKRMDGFKTLWQPGTDHAGIATQNVVEKQLLAGGITKEELGREKFLEKVWEWKAYSGGQIVHQMRKLGVSPAWSRERFTMDDGLKNSVKKAFVKYYNEGLIVRGNYMVNWCTHDGALSDIEVEFEANKGKLYHLKYFLKDSKEFLVVATTRPETYFGDTAVMVHPEDERYKHLLGKKVVLPLIDREIEIIADEHVDMSFGTGCVKVTPAHDINDYEVGKRHNLEFITIFDPSGILNEQCGEFQGRERLEVRNDVVSKLESLGFIDKIEDYENQVGHCYRCKNVVEPYISKQWFVKKEIAEGAIAKVNEHLAEFYPSHWLNSYNAWMKELRDWCISRQLWWGHQIPVFYCDACGHEWASEAESEHECPTCKASSIHQDPDVLDTWFSSGLWPFSTLGWENGDAYKGEKWNESDLKEFYPNTLLITGFDILFFWVARMMFSGEYTLGQLPFKDIYLHALVKDEHGQKMSKSKGNVIDPLDTISEYSADTLRFTLAILAVQGRDIKLSGEKLEQIRNFTNKLYNASRFLLMNANSFEDLDNIEIKTALGAYMKSRLAVAQEEVRGHFSDYRFNDAATTLYRFLWGEFCDWGIELSKADKPAILELGSIFKEAMKLLHPFMPFISEFLYQELSDTTLEAAESIMVKRYPHDLKRDEAIEQTFELVIEAIVGIRRAKANIDLGNKKIEHAYIKVADASTLKDGMKYICLLAKVENIDLTEVKIANAASDVGDNVEVFIPLSGVDLSPIIERLNHQKIKLEKEIQKLSGMLSNERFVANAPKEVIAENQKGLDDARAKMEKIESELNSLSL